In one Scomber japonicus isolate fScoJap1 chromosome 6, fScoJap1.pri, whole genome shotgun sequence genomic region, the following are encoded:
- the LOC128360722 gene encoding transcription factor Adf-1-like codes for MEDKLIIAVTAHPVLYDTSCLLYRDRYKKEQAWGKVSEVAGLPVDVCRRKWKSLRDTYMRERRKGTESRSGSAAGTAKKWKYFAVLSFLDPFVAPRETSGNMGAGVEEDGAVEYSVGSMEDEGETAGPSGITIGAQADSDIEPESAGAPPDDGPAVSPTAVSAASVPRATKRSRKRAREEENSADSNNRRAELETLVLETLNGLKQRAPPAPQPPPSEDELFLVPSLERLSPQRKAFVKFQIHKLIYEASTVVLNLEPAE; via the exons ATGGAGGACAAATTGATCATTGCCGTTACAGCTCACCCCGTGCTTTACGACACGTCCTGTCTCCTTTACCGGGATCGGTATAAAAAGGAGCAGGCGTGGGGTAAAGTAAGCGAGGTGGCTGGATTACCTG TTGATGTGTGTCGCAGGAAATGGAAGAGCCTCAGGGACACATatatgagggagaggaggaaggggacagAGTCAAGGAGTGGGTCAGCAGCAGGGACAGCGAAGAAGTGGAAGTACTTCGCGGTCCTGTCTTTCCTCGACCCCTTTGTTGCCCCCCGTGAAACAAGCGGGAACATGGGGGCAGGGGTCGAGGAAGATGGGGCCGTGGAGTACAGCGTAGGGTCCATGGAGGACGAGGGAGAGACAGCAGGCCCATCAGGGATTACCATCGGAG CCCAAGCAGATTCTGACATTGAGCCAGAGTCTGCTGGTGCTCCCCCTGATGATGGTCCAGCTGTCTCTCCcactgctgtctctgctgcttcagtgCCAAGAG CGACGAAGAGGTCCAGGAAGAGagccagggaggaggaaaaCTCCGCCGACTCCAACAACAGACGGGCGGAGTTGGAGACTCTCGTCCTGGAAACCCTCAACGGCCTGAAGCAGCGAGCTCCACCTGCCCCCCAGCCTCCCCCCTCAGAGGATGAACTATTCCTGGTTCCTTCCCTGGAGAGGTTGTCACCCCAAAGGAAGGCATTTGTAAAATTTCAAATTCATAAACTTATTTATGAAGCCAGCACTGTTGTGCTCAATTTGGAACCTGCCGAGTAG